One genomic window of Haliotis asinina isolate JCU_RB_2024 chromosome 4, JCU_Hal_asi_v2, whole genome shotgun sequence includes the following:
- the LOC137281537 gene encoding stress-associated endoplasmic reticulum protein 2-like, with amino-acid sequence MAGKQRMRLANEKHSKNVLTRGNVPKSLKPTEEKYPVGPWLLGLFIFVVCGSAVFQIIQSIRMT; translated from the exons ATGGCTGGTAAACAGAGAATGCGGCTTGCCAACGAGAAGCACAGCAAAAACGTCTTAACGAGAGGAAATGTGCCTAAATCTTTG AAGCCCACAGAAGAAAAATACCCAGTTGGACCTTGGTTATTGGGATTGTTTATTTTTGTCGTGTGCGGGTCAG CTGTTTTCCAGATCATCCAGAGCATCAGGATGACATAG